One window from the genome of Lutra lutra chromosome X, mLutLut1.2, whole genome shotgun sequence encodes:
- the LOC125092093 gene encoding melanoma-associated antigen B17-like codes for MPRRQKNKARAREKRRGEAQGVGGAPAAAPAPPAAAEEPPRAPPGSPEEAGPSSPPEGGPAPGSPGAGSPGLPGDQGAENPAAAAAPAAPLAIRKTPLIRKASMLVQFLLEKHSSGEPLMRVALLKIIGRKYREHFPEIFRLTSQRMELVFGLEVREADDRGQSYRLVSKLAQPGEGTLGGGSKGLPKSGLLMALLGVIFMKGNRASEEEVWEFLNVLGVQEGKRHLVFGEPRKLITRDLVRQGYLEYRPVPASDPLRHEFLWGPKARAETSKMQVLQVMAKINDTVPSSYPQLYEEALLDEEERVGARPQARGSAAKGARSKRRV; via the coding sequence ATGCCTCGGCGCCAGAAGAACAAGGCCCGTGCCCGGGAGAAACGCCGCGGTGAGGCTCAGGGTGTCGGGGGTGCTCCTGCTGCTGCACcagcaccaccagcagcagcagaagagccCCCCCGCGCTCCCCCGGGCTCCCCGGAGGAGGCGGGTCCATCTTCACCACCCGAAGGTGGCCCGGCCCCTGGGTCTCCTGGCGCAGGGTCCCCAGGCCTGCCAGGCGACCAGGGCGCTGAGAACCCGGCCGCGGCTGCGGCCCCGGCCGCCCCTCTGGCCATTCGCAAAACGCCCCTGATCCGCAAGGCCAGCATGCTGGTGCAGTTCCTGCTGGAGAAGCACAGCTCCGGGGAGCCCCTGATGCGCGTGGCGCTGCTGAAGATCATCGGCAGGAAGTACCGCGAGCACTTCCCCGAGATCTTCAGGCTCACCTCCCAGCGCATGGAGCTGGTCTTCGGGCTGGAGGTCCGGGAGGCCGACGACCGCGGCCAGTCCTACAGGCTGGTCAGCAAGCTGGCCCAACCCGGCGAGGGCACCCTGGGCGGCGGCAGCAAGGGGCTGCCCAAGTCCGGCCTCCTGATGGCGCTCCTGGGCGTGATCTTCATGAAGGGCAACCGCGCCAGCGAGGAGGAGGTCTGGGAGTTCCTCAACGTGCTGGGCGTGCAGGAGGGCAAGAGGCACCTGGTCTTCGGTGAGCCGCGCAAGCTCATCACCCGAGACCTGGTGCGCCAGGGCTACCTGGAGTACCGCCCGGTGCCCGCCAGCGACCCTCTGCGCCACGAGTTCCTGTGGGGCCCGAAGGCCCGCGCGGAGACCAGCAAGATGCAGGTGCTGCAGGTCATGGCCAAGATCAACGACACGGTGCCCAGCTCTTACCCCCAGCTGTACGAGGAGGCTCTGCTAGACGAGGAGGAGCGTGTGGGGGCCAGACCCCAGGCCAGGGGGTCTGCCGCGAAGGGGGCCCGTAGCAAGCGCCGCGTCTAG